Proteins encoded by one window of Rhinolophus ferrumequinum isolate MPI-CBG mRhiFer1 chromosome 13, mRhiFer1_v1.p, whole genome shotgun sequence:
- the NFU1 gene encoding NFU1 iron-sulfur cluster scaffold homolog, mitochondrial, which translates to MTGRVRSPRSLSNCGRCRLLRLRGACAARRRNRPVPRIRAQAKMAAAARLGRGAAAAAAELRRRFCHMMNPYTVKKQLLHQFVQRPLFPLPATLRNTVRYMFIQTQDTPNPNSLKFIPGRPVLETRTMDFPTPAAAFRSPLARQLFRIEGVKSVFFGPDFITVTKESEELDWNILKPDIYAAIMDFFASGLPLVTEETSSGEAGSEEDDEVVAMIKELLDTRIRPTVQEDGGDVIYKGFEDGIVQLKLQGSCTSCPSSIITLKNGIQNMLQFYIPEVEGVEQVMDDESNEKEANSP; encoded by the exons ATGACCGGTAGAGTGCGCTCTCCGCGGTCCTTGTCCAACTGTGGTCGGTGCCGGCTGCTGCGCTTGCGCGGGGCTTGCGCTGCTCGGCGAAGGAACAGGCCGGTCCCGCGCATCAGGGCTCAGGCTAAGATGGCGGCGGCGGCCAGGCTGGGCCGGGGAGCGGCGGCTGCTGCCGCAGAGTTGCGCAGGCG ATTTTGTCATATGATGAATCCATACACTGTTAAGAAGCAGCTCCTGCATCAGTTTGTACAAAGACCACTTTTCCCACTACCTGCAACCTTACGTAACACAG tgaGATACATGTTTATTCAAACACAAGATACCCCAAATCCCAACAGTTTAAAGTTTATTCCAGGAAGACCAGTTCTTGAGACAAGGACCATGGATTTTCCCACACCAGCTGCAGCATTTCGCTCCCCTCTGGCTAG GCAGTTATTTAGGATTGAAGGAGTGAAAAGTGTCTTCTTTGGACCAGATTTCATCACTGTCACAAAA GAAAGTGAAGAGTTAGACTGGAATATACTGAAACCAGATATTTATGCAGCAATCATGGATTTCTTTGCATCTGGCTTACCCTTAGTCACTGAGGAAACATCTTCAGGAGAAGCAG GATCTGAAGAAGATGATGAAGTTGTGGCAATGATTAAAGAATTGTTAGACACTAGAATACG CCCAACTGTGCAGGAAGATGGAGGAGATGTAATCTATAAGGGCTTTGAAGATGGCATCGTACAACTGAAACTCCAAGGTTCTTGTACCAGCTGCCCCAGTTCAATCATTACTCTGAAAAATGGAATTCAGAACATGCTGCAGTTTTATATTCCAGAAGTAGAAGGCGTAGAACAG